One Cryptomeria japonica chromosome 9, Sugi_1.0, whole genome shotgun sequence genomic window carries:
- the LOC131071146 gene encoding disease resistance protein RPV1-like, whose product MEQYKPPTTKLAFQSDKRYHVFLSFRGEDVRKTLVDHLFQALSAAGLNVFIDSEKLKKGEMIGLSLEIAIESSAIRIPVFSKGYADSTWCLKEAAAMLSTPGLIIPLFYHMDPTHVRYPVKDSSPYSPSFLKHYGHPDRHPREEVDDWKDALHTICSRSGWSMDITQGYEARLVKMVVNDLIKTLDRVPLEVARHPVGMSTLKNTLIQRLNLNSRDEVTKVGIWGVGGIGKTTVAKAMYNQIYSDFDAASFLFNVRATVAESTGLPKLQEIILRNLSGYGGNVDNVDKGISLFRDRLGGKRVLLVLDDVNTVVQLNALVGDWLALGSRVIVTSRDKHILNVAQVLPECIHEMNGLEINESLQLFSWYAFLRPSPRPSYEDLSRRIVEACKGHPLSLEVIGSFLYDKQDDAGCWMEALENITLYPEIHEKLYISYKALSDEEKEIFLDIACFFIGEDKSCPIIFWKSLYKKVDTAVSSLSMKLLIKIEDGVFGMHDHLRDMGRTIAEKEKEGTRLWELAQLSTISHNINFSRLRLSGGNPQRLEMLYGPDLRYLHLQNLSIEDIMKDPLAMVPPNLVWLRLESCNCGNKMDGGIKKPRHSKFVSNNIWQLKTLQLRHCYGVSSLSLSSLFSLPNIQLQHLDLKGYRSLESLPDAIAKLSHLQHLDLTGLKSLKNLPDVIGNLSNLQYLNLRSCLKLETLPNTIGKLSKLQHLDLRDCQILKYLPPTIGYLSQLRHLDLGECTLLNSVPDTIGNLSQLEYLDLERCIFLMNLPNTIGNLSQLQYLDLSKMIVLNNLPSSIGRLSKLRHFDMRACVTINKLPDSIANLSQLQFLDVGMCSLNSLPNSIGRLSQLRHLDLRGCHMDYLPDSIGNLSQLQHLDLRGCRKLNALPNTIGNLSQLQFLKLRGCERLNNINIPQLEHLDLGMGESRCGARVRSGLCVAGDVAEEDGKGDDEDASACFLLVATIDFGGGVAFSPGGVGLSPWRRDGGLEPRGSTSPFVAIFSVYAMGGGSCVELRVWVADGDANEDGGEVMDGVGSVIGCSVLWLLFLCAGYGSLVKPMGWLDAISFKGPSLASYCFLLALVVGCESLF is encoded by the exons ATGGAACAATACAAACCTCCCACAACCAAACTTGCCTTCCAAAGCGATAAGAGGTATCATGTATTTCTGAGTTTCAGGGGAGAAGATGTGAGAAAGACACTGGTTGATCATCTGTTTCAAGCTCTATCTGCAGCAGGACTGAATGTCTTTATAGACAGTGAGAAATTGAAGAAGGGAGAAATGATTGGGTTGAGCTTGGAAATAGCGATCGAGAGCAGCGCCATACGCATTCCTGTATTTTCCAAAGGTTATGCAGATTCAACATGGTGTCTCAAGGAGGCCGCTGCAATGTTGAGCACTCCTGGCTTGATCATTCCTCTGTTTTATCATATGGATCCAACTCATGTTAGATATCCTGTCAAGGACTCAAGCCCCTATAGCCCATCATTTCTCAAACATTATGGCCATCCGGATCGACACCCAAGAGAAGAGGTAGATGATTGGAAGGATGCCCTTCACACGATCTGTTCTCGATCAGGCTGGTCGATGGATATAACTCAAGG CTACGAAGCTCGACTTGTAAAGATGGTAGTGAATGATTTGATTAAGACATTGGATAGAGTGCCGCTAGAAGTTGCAAGGCATCCAGTGGGTATGAGCACTTTAAAGAATACACTCattcagagattaaatctcaattCAAGGGATGAGGTGACTAAAGTTGGAATATGGGGTGTTGGTGGAATTGGCAAGACCACAGTTGCCAAAGCCATGTACAATCAAATCTATTCTGATTTTGATGCTGCTTCTTTTCTATTTAATGTCCGCGCCACTGTTGCAGAGTCCACAGGCCTTCCAAAATTGCAGGAAATAATTCTCAGAAATTTATCCGGATATGGTGGAAATGTGGACAATGTTGATAAGGGTATATCGTTGTTCAGGGATCGCTTGGGAGGAAAGCGTGTGCTGCTTGTGTTGGATGATGTGAATACTGTTGTACAATTGAATGCTCTGGTTGGAGATTGGCTGGCTCTTGGCAGCAGAGTTATTGTAACTTCTAGAGACAAGCACATTCTTAATGTTGCTCAAGTCTTACCAGAATGCATCCACGAGATGAATGGATTAGAGATAAACGAAAGCCTCCAGTTATTTAGCTGGTATGCTTTCCTCAGACCATCTCCAAGACCCAGTTATGAAGATCTGTCCCGGAGAATAGTGGAAGCTTGTAAAGGGCATCCTCTTTCGCTAGAAGTGATTGGGTCCTTCTTGTATGATAAGCAGGATGACGCAGGTTGCTGGATGGAAGCTCTTGAAAACATCACCCTCTATCCAGAAATTCACGAAAAACTCTACATCAGTTATAAGGCTCTTAGCGATGAGGAAAAAGAAATATTCCTTGACATCGCTTGCTTCTTCATTGGAGAAGACAAATCATGTcccatcattttttggaaatctttgtaCAAGAAGGTAGACACTGCTGTATCCAGTCTTTCAATGAAGTTATTGATAAAGATCGAAGATGGTGTGTTTGGTATGCATGACCATTTGCGAGACATGGGTCGAACTATTGCTGAGAAAGAAAAAGAGGGTACCCGACTATGGGAGCTTGCCCAATTAAGCACCATATCCCACAACATCAATTTCTCTCGCCTTCGACTCAGTGGAGGCAATCCACAAAGACTCGAAATGTTGTATGGACCTGATCTTCGCTATCTTCATTTGCAGAATCTGTCCATTGAAGACATAATGAAAGACCCACTAGCCATGGTACCACCAAATTTGGTATGGTTAAGGCTGGAAAGTTGTAACTGTGGTAATAAAATGGATGGAGGAATAAAGAAGCCACGCCACTCCAAATTTGTGAGCAACAACATTTGGCAATTGAAGACGTTGCAGTTAAGACATTGCTATGGTGTCTCCAGCCTTTCTCTTTCCTCTCTATTTTCACTCCCCAACATACAACTTCAACACCTGGACCTGAAAGGGTATAGGAGCTTAGAGAGCCTCCCTGATGCCATTGCTAAACTGTCACACCTGCAGCACTTGGACTTGACAGGGTTGAAAAGTTTGAAGAACCTCCCCGATGTCATTGGCAACCTGTCAAATTTACAGTACCTAAATTTGAGAAGCTGTTTGAAGTTAGAGACCCTCCCTAATACTATTGGCAAGTTGTCAAAGTTGCAGCATTTGGACTTGAGGGACTGTCAAATTTTAAAATACCTTCCTCCTACCATTGGCTACCTGTCACAGCTGCGGCATTTGGACTTAGGAGAATGTACACTGTTAAATAGTGTCCCTGATACTATTGGGAATCTGTCACAACTGGAGTACTTGGACTTGGAAAGGTGTATATTCCTCATGAACCTTCCTAACACCATTGGCAACCTGTCACAACTGCAGTACTTGGACTTGAGCAAGATGATTGTCTTAAATAATCTCCCTAGTAGCATTGGCAGACTGTCAAAACTGCGGCACTTTGACATGAGAGCATGTGTTACAATAAATAAACTTCCTGATAGTATTGCCAACTTGTCACAGCTGCAATTCTTGGATGTGGGAATGTGCTCCTTGAATAGCCTCCCTAATAGCATTGGTAGACTGTCACAGCTGCGGCACTTGGACTTGAGAGGGTGCCACATGGATTACCTCCCTGATAGCATTGGCAATCTATCACAGCTCCAGCACTTGGACTTGAGAGGGTGCAGAAAGTTAAATGCCCTTCCTAATACCATTGGGAACCTGTCACAGTTACAGTTCTTGAAATTACGAGGGTGTGAAAGGTTAAATAACATCAACATTCCACAGTTGGAGCATTTGGACTTGGGAATGGGAGA GAGCCGGTGTGGCGCTAGGGTTCGGAGTGGTCTCTGCGTTGCAGGAGATGTTGCAGAGGAAGATGGCAAAGGAGATGATGAGGATGCCAG TGCCTGCTTCCTGCTTGTGGCTACGATCGATTTTGGAGGTGGTGTTGCTTTTTCTCCGGGAGGTGTTGGTCTTTCGCCTTGGCGTCGGGATGGGGGTTTAGAGCCTCGTGGTTCTACTTCACCCTTTGTGGCTATTTTCTCAGTCTACGCTATGGGTGGCGGGAGTTGTGTCGAGCTTAGGGTGTGGGTTGCAGATGGAGATGCAAACGAGGATGGAGGTGAAGTTATGGATGGAGTGGGGTCTGTCATTGGTTGCTCAGTGTTGTGGCTGCTTTTCCTGTGTGCAG gttatgggagccttgtaaaacccatggGCTGGCTGGATGCTATTAGTTTTAAAGGGCCCAGTTTGGCCAGTTATTGTTTTTTGTTAG CTTTAGTTGTAGGTTGTGAGAGCCTATTCTAA